From a region of the Rhodococcus sp. 4CII genome:
- a CDS encoding 3-hydroxyacyl-CoA dehydrogenase NAD-binding domain-containing protein: protein MSEQNIINWEQDAEGIVVLTIDDPNQGANTMNDAYISSMKATVDRLVDEKESITGVVITSGKKTFFAGGDLKNMIKVGPENADEIYSHSVAIKSDLRRLETLGKPVVAAINGAALGGGLEIALATHHRVAADVKGVKIGLPEVTLGLLPGGGGVVRTVRMLGLQNALMQVLLQGQQRGPVQAKEVGLVDEVVSSVEELVPAAKAWIKANPEGGVQPWDKKGYRIPGGTPSTPAFAANLPAFPANLRKQLKGAPMPAPRAIMAAAVEGSQVDIDNALVIEARYFTSLVTGQVAKNMIQAFFFDLQAINSGASRPEGIEKTPITKVGVLGAGMMGAGIAYVSAKAGFDVVLKDVTIEAANKGKAYSEGIEAKALSRGKTTEEKSKALLDRITPTADPADFAGVDFVIEAVFESQDLKHKVFQEIEDIVDPQALLGSNTSTLPITGLATGVKRQEDFIGIHFFSPVDKMPLVEIIRGEKTSDEALARVFDYVQAIRKTPIVVNDSRGFFTSRVIGTFINEAIAMLAEGIEPATIEQAGMQAGYPAAPLQLSDELNLTLMQKIRKETAEAAKAEGKELPADPAGDVINTMVDKFDRKGKLGGAGFYDYADGKRTGLWSGLRENFGSKELEVPFQDLIERMLFIEAIETQKCFDEGVLLTTADANIGSIMGIGFPAWTGGVSQYIKGYEGGQAGFVKRAEELAAKYGERFTPPASLKS from the coding sequence GTGAGCGAGCAGAACATCATCAACTGGGAGCAGGACGCCGAGGGCATCGTCGTGCTCACCATCGACGATCCCAACCAGGGCGCGAACACCATGAACGACGCCTATATCTCCTCGATGAAGGCGACCGTCGACCGCCTCGTCGACGAGAAGGAGTCCATCACCGGTGTCGTCATCACGTCCGGCAAGAAGACGTTCTTCGCCGGCGGTGACCTGAAGAACATGATCAAGGTCGGCCCGGAGAACGCCGACGAGATCTACAGCCACAGCGTCGCGATCAAGTCGGACCTGCGCCGCCTCGAGACGCTCGGCAAGCCGGTCGTCGCCGCCATCAACGGAGCCGCGCTCGGCGGCGGACTCGAGATCGCCCTCGCCACGCATCACCGCGTCGCCGCGGACGTGAAGGGCGTCAAGATCGGTCTGCCCGAGGTCACGCTCGGCCTGCTGCCCGGCGGTGGTGGCGTCGTCCGCACCGTCCGCATGCTCGGCCTGCAGAACGCGCTCATGCAGGTGCTGCTCCAGGGTCAGCAGCGGGGACCGGTGCAGGCCAAGGAGGTCGGGCTCGTCGACGAGGTCGTGTCCTCCGTCGAGGAGCTCGTGCCCGCCGCGAAGGCGTGGATCAAGGCCAACCCCGAGGGCGGCGTCCAGCCGTGGGACAAGAAGGGCTACCGGATTCCCGGCGGCACCCCCTCCACCCCGGCATTCGCCGCCAACCTGCCTGCGTTCCCCGCGAACCTGCGCAAGCAGCTCAAGGGCGCCCCGATGCCGGCGCCGCGCGCCATCATGGCCGCCGCCGTCGAGGGCTCGCAGGTCGACATCGACAACGCGCTCGTCATCGAGGCCCGCTACTTCACGTCGCTGGTCACCGGCCAGGTCGCGAAGAACATGATCCAGGCGTTCTTCTTCGACCTGCAGGCCATCAACTCCGGGGCCTCCCGTCCCGAGGGCATCGAAAAGACCCCCATCACCAAGGTCGGTGTGCTCGGCGCCGGCATGATGGGCGCAGGTATCGCCTACGTGTCCGCGAAGGCCGGCTTCGACGTCGTCCTCAAGGACGTCACCATCGAGGCCGCGAACAAGGGCAAGGCCTACTCCGAGGGCATCGAGGCCAAGGCACTTTCGCGGGGCAAGACCACCGAGGAGAAGTCGAAGGCGCTGCTCGACCGCATCACGCCGACCGCCGACCCCGCTGATTTCGCCGGAGTCGACTTTGTCATCGAGGCCGTGTTCGAGTCGCAGGACCTCAAGCACAAGGTGTTCCAGGAGATCGAGGACATCGTCGACCCGCAGGCCCTGCTCGGTTCCAACACGTCGACCCTGCCGATCACCGGCCTCGCGACCGGTGTGAAGCGCCAAGAGGACTTCATCGGAATTCACTTCTTCTCGCCCGTCGACAAGATGCCGCTCGTCGAGATCATCCGCGGCGAGAAGACGTCCGACGAGGCCCTCGCCCGCGTCTTCGACTACGTGCAGGCCATCCGCAAGACGCCGATCGTCGTCAACGACTCGCGCGGCTTCTTCACCTCCCGCGTCATCGGCACGTTCATCAACGAGGCCATCGCCATGCTCGCGGAGGGCATCGAGCCCGCCACCATCGAGCAGGCAGGCATGCAGGCCGGTTACCCGGCGGCACCGCTGCAGCTGTCGGACGAGCTGAACCTGACGCTGATGCAGAAGATCCGCAAGGAAACCGCGGAAGCTGCGAAGGCCGAAGGTAAGGAACTGCCCGCCGATCCGGCAGGCGACGTCATCAACACCATGGTCGACAAGTTCGACCGCAAGGGCAAACTCGGCGGCGCCGGCTTCTACGACTACGCCGACGGCAAGCGCACCGGCCTGTGGTCCGGGCTGCGGGAGAACTTCGGTTCCAAGGAACTCGAAGTCCCGTTCCAGGACCTCATCGAACGCATGCTGTTCATCGAGGCCATCGAGACGCAGAAATGCTTCGACGAGGGCGTGCTCCTCACCACCGCCGACGCCAACATCGGCTCCATCATGGGAATCGGCTTCCCCGCCTGGACCGGCGGTGTGTCGCAGTACATCAAGGGCTACGAAGGCGGCCAGGCCGGCTTCGTCAAGCGCGCCGAAGAACTCGCCGCCAAGTACGGTGAGCGCTTCACCCCGCCGGCGTCGCTGAAGTCGTAG
- a CDS encoding acetyl-CoA C-acetyltransferase → MTTEAFIYEAIRTPRGRGKKTGSLHSVKPISLVTGLIDELRARFPDLDEDRISDLILGVVTPVGDQGMDIARVAVNDAGLPDTVGGVQLNRFCASGLEAVNTAAQKVRSGWDELVIAGGVESMSRVPMGSDGGPWALDPATNYDNYFVPQGVGADLIATIEGFSREDVDAYAVRSQDLAAKAWTGGYFAKSVVPVKDINGLTVLDQDEHMRPGTTLENLAGLNPSFAGVGEMGGFDAVSLQKYHWVEKINHVHHGGNSSGIVDGAALVLVGSEQAGKDMSLTPRARVVATATSGADSTIMLTGPTPASKKVLAAAGLTVDDIDLFEINEAFASVVLKFQKDLNIPDEKLNVNGGAIAMGHPLGATGAMITGTMIDELERRNARYALITLCIGGGMGVATIIERV, encoded by the coding sequence GTGACCACAGAGGCATTCATTTATGAAGCCATCCGCACCCCGCGTGGCCGCGGAAAGAAGACCGGTTCGCTGCACTCGGTCAAGCCGATCTCGCTGGTCACCGGCCTGATCGACGAGCTCCGCGCCCGCTTCCCCGACCTCGACGAAGATCGCATCTCGGACCTGATCCTCGGTGTCGTCACCCCCGTCGGCGACCAGGGCATGGACATCGCCCGCGTCGCGGTCAACGACGCCGGACTGCCCGACACCGTCGGCGGCGTCCAGCTCAACCGTTTCTGTGCGTCCGGCCTCGAGGCCGTCAACACCGCAGCGCAGAAAGTGCGCTCCGGCTGGGACGAACTCGTCATCGCCGGTGGCGTCGAGTCGATGTCCCGCGTGCCGATGGGCTCCGACGGCGGACCGTGGGCGCTTGACCCGGCCACCAACTACGACAACTACTTCGTTCCGCAGGGTGTGGGCGCCGACCTGATCGCCACCATCGAGGGCTTCTCCCGCGAGGACGTCGACGCGTACGCCGTCCGCTCGCAGGACCTCGCCGCGAAGGCATGGACCGGCGGCTACTTCGCCAAGTCCGTCGTCCCGGTGAAGGACATCAACGGCCTCACCGTCCTCGACCAGGACGAGCACATGCGTCCCGGCACCACCCTCGAGAACCTCGCGGGCCTCAACCCGTCCTTCGCCGGTGTCGGCGAGATGGGCGGCTTCGACGCCGTCTCGCTGCAGAAGTACCACTGGGTCGAGAAGATCAACCACGTCCACCACGGCGGCAACAGCTCCGGCATCGTCGACGGCGCCGCACTGGTTCTCGTCGGATCCGAGCAGGCCGGCAAGGACATGAGCCTGACCCCCCGCGCCCGCGTCGTCGCGACGGCCACCAGCGGCGCCGACTCCACGATCATGCTCACCGGCCCGACGCCGGCGTCGAAGAAGGTGCTCGCCGCCGCCGGTCTGACCGTCGACGACATCGACCTGTTCGAGATCAACGAGGCGTTCGCGTCCGTGGTGCTCAAGTTCCAGAAGGACCTGAACATCCCCGACGAGAAGCTCAACGTCAACGGCGGTGCCATCGCGATGGGTCACCCGCTCGGAGCCACCGGCGCCATGATCACCGGCACCATGATCGACGAGCTCGAGCGTCGTAACGCCCGGTACGCCCTCATCACCCTGTGCATCGGCGGCGGTATGGGCGTCGCCACCATCATCGAGCGCGTCTGA
- a CDS encoding DNA polymerase III subunit gamma and tau encodes MALYRKYRPASFAEVVGQEHVTEPLSTALDAGRINHAYLFSGPRGCGKTSSARILARSLNCVEGPTSTPCGQCPSCVALGPGGSGNLDVTELDAASHGGVDDTRELRDRAFYAPAESRYRVFIVDEAHMVTTAGFNALLKIVEEPPEHLIFIFATTEPEKVLPTIRSRTHHYPFRLLAPATMRGLLEKICRQESVPVADPVYPLVIRAGGGSPRDSLSILDQLLAGAGDEGVTYPRALALLGVTDVALIDDAVDALAAGDGAALFGTVDRVMDAGHDPRRFAVDLLERLRDLILMQAVPDAAERGLVDAPGDVLEHMRAQVQRIGPATLTRYAEVMHAGLGEMRGATAPRLLLEVMCARMLLPSASDAESAVLQRIERVERGLPPAGAAPAVDGARPAVAPTRAPERPAEPEPEAKFQRPSMRQAAAATMPPPPEPEPEPMPRPAPEPEPTPEPVPTPEPEPTPVPAPEPEPAPVPVPEPTPQPVPTPEPEPEPPLAPEVDAEPAASEHMDAAASEHMDAAASEHMDAAASAGPDATALRESWNSLREKVSQRNKILPAMLSAATVHDVQGNRLILAHPVPNLGARIASPHNARVIAEVLSEMFGGSWEVEYQAGAPSAPPPPVAKVAAAPTKPAGAPRFSRPSQERAAQRPTQEQSDTRPSDSGAAQARPSSEPDDDIPPPEAPDYPDDPGPVDYEAVSSTPPVSTPEDEEEMFAEAAEPVDPATRRDPEDVAFELLKDMLGAKKLEG; translated from the coding sequence GTGGCCCTGTACCGGAAGTACCGACCCGCATCCTTCGCCGAGGTGGTGGGGCAGGAGCACGTCACCGAACCACTGAGCACCGCCCTCGACGCCGGACGGATCAACCACGCGTATCTGTTCTCCGGTCCCCGCGGCTGTGGCAAGACGTCGTCTGCCCGCATCCTCGCCCGATCGCTGAACTGTGTGGAAGGTCCCACCTCGACGCCCTGCGGCCAGTGCCCCTCGTGTGTGGCGCTCGGCCCCGGCGGGTCGGGCAACCTCGACGTCACCGAACTCGACGCGGCCAGCCACGGTGGCGTCGACGACACCCGTGAGCTGCGTGACCGCGCGTTCTACGCGCCCGCCGAGTCGCGGTACCGGGTGTTCATCGTCGACGAGGCGCACATGGTCACCACGGCCGGGTTCAACGCTCTCCTCAAGATCGTGGAGGAGCCGCCGGAACACCTCATCTTCATCTTCGCCACCACCGAACCCGAAAAGGTGCTGCCGACCATCCGTTCGCGCACCCATCACTACCCGTTCCGCCTACTGGCCCCGGCGACCATGCGGGGACTGCTGGAGAAGATCTGCCGGCAGGAGAGCGTTCCGGTCGCGGACCCGGTATATCCGCTGGTCATCCGCGCGGGTGGCGGTTCGCCGCGTGACTCGCTGAGCATCCTCGACCAGCTCCTCGCCGGTGCCGGAGACGAGGGTGTCACCTACCCCCGCGCGCTCGCGCTGCTCGGTGTCACCGACGTCGCACTGATCGACGACGCCGTGGACGCGCTGGCCGCCGGCGACGGCGCAGCGCTGTTCGGGACGGTCGACCGGGTGATGGACGCCGGGCACGACCCACGCCGCTTCGCCGTCGACCTGCTCGAGCGGTTGCGCGACCTCATCCTGATGCAGGCGGTGCCCGACGCCGCCGAACGCGGCCTGGTCGACGCACCCGGCGACGTGCTCGAGCACATGAGGGCGCAGGTTCAGCGGATCGGTCCCGCCACGCTCACCCGCTACGCCGAGGTGATGCACGCGGGTCTGGGCGAGATGCGCGGCGCCACCGCTCCCCGGCTCCTGCTCGAGGTGATGTGCGCCCGGATGCTGCTGCCCTCGGCGTCCGATGCGGAGTCCGCCGTGTTGCAGCGAATCGAACGCGTCGAACGCGGACTTCCGCCCGCCGGCGCAGCGCCGGCCGTCGACGGGGCCCGTCCCGCTGTGGCGCCGACTCGTGCGCCCGAACGTCCCGCGGAGCCGGAACCGGAAGCGAAGTTCCAGCGCCCGTCGATGCGCCAGGCCGCGGCCGCCACCATGCCCCCGCCGCCCGAGCCGGAACCCGAACCGATGCCGCGGCCCGCCCCGGAACCCGAGCCGACGCCCGAGCCTGTGCCGACTCCCGAACCGGAGCCGACGCCTGTACCCGCGCCCGAGCCCGAGCCGGCGCCTGTTCCCGTCCCGGAGCCGACGCCGCAGCCTGTGCCGACGCCCGAACCCGAGCCGGAACCGCCGCTCGCCCCCGAGGTCGACGCGGAGCCTGCCGCATCGGAACACATGGATGCTGCCGCATCGGAACACATGGATGCTGCCGCATCGGAACACATGGATGCTGCCGCATCGGCCGGCCCCGACGCGACCGCCTTGCGGGAGTCCTGGAATTCGCTGCGCGAGAAGGTGAGTCAGCGGAACAAGATCCTGCCTGCGATGTTGTCTGCCGCGACGGTGCACGACGTGCAGGGCAACCGCCTGATCCTGGCGCACCCCGTTCCCAATCTGGGCGCGCGCATCGCTTCGCCGCACAATGCCCGGGTGATCGCCGAGGTCCTGTCCGAGATGTTCGGCGGCTCCTGGGAAGTGGAGTATCAGGCCGGTGCTCCGTCGGCGCCGCCCCCGCCGGTGGCGAAGGTCGCCGCGGCACCGACGAAACCAGCCGGCGCCCCCCGGTTCTCCCGGCCCAGTCAGGAGAGGGCGGCGCAGCGCCCGACGCAGGAGCAGTCCGACACGCGACCCTCCGATTCGGGCGCGGCGCAGGCTCGTCCGTCGTCCGAGCCCGACGACGACATCCCGCCGCCGGAAGCACCCGACTACCCGGACGATCCCGGTCCCGTCGATTACGAGGCCGTGTCGTCGACGCCGCCCGTCTCCACACCGGAGGACGAGGAAGAGATGTTCGCCGAGGCGGCCGAGCCCGTCGACCCCGCCACCCGCCGCGACCCGGAAGATGTGGCGTTCGAACTGCTCAAGGACATGCTCGGGGCCAAAAAGCTCGAGGGCTGA
- a CDS encoding ammonium transporter, which yields MPAIDAGATAWLLISTALVLLMTPGLALFYGGMVRSTGVLNMIMMSFVSIALVTVAWLVAGYSLIFGQDIGGGLIGGLEHLGMAGIDPTTVHGQVPEILFATFQLTFAIITAALISGAIADRAKFSAWMIFVPVWALVVYAPVAHWVWNPQGWIAQFGALDYAGGLVVEIVSGASGLALALVLGPRLGFKSESMRPHNLPLVLLGVGLLWFGWFGFNAGSALAADGTAAAIFLNTLVAGCTGLLGWLLVEQKRDGHPTTFGAASGVVAGLVAITPSCGTVSMVGAVVVGAVAGVVCSFAVGWKFRLGYDDSLDVVGVHLMGGIVGTILIGLLATEVMTGGPEGLLYGGGFAQLGKQLLAVVVVALYAFGVTFALGKLIDRTFGFRVSREDESSGIDLALHAESAYEHGVLGHGPHGGGQGNSVFPWMHEAERRRQLDAEQKQKPSDPE from the coding sequence GTGCCTGCAATCGATGCCGGAGCTACCGCCTGGCTTCTGATCAGTACCGCGCTGGTCCTGCTGATGACCCCGGGGCTCGCTCTGTTCTACGGCGGGATGGTCCGTTCCACCGGCGTACTGAACATGATCATGATGAGCTTCGTGTCGATCGCGTTGGTCACGGTCGCCTGGCTGGTGGCCGGGTACTCACTCATCTTCGGCCAAGACATCGGCGGCGGCCTGATCGGAGGGCTGGAGCACCTGGGGATGGCGGGCATCGACCCGACCACCGTCCACGGGCAGGTCCCCGAGATCCTGTTCGCCACGTTCCAGCTGACGTTCGCGATCATCACGGCCGCGCTGATCAGCGGCGCGATCGCCGACCGCGCCAAATTCTCGGCCTGGATGATCTTCGTACCCGTCTGGGCACTCGTCGTCTACGCACCAGTCGCGCACTGGGTGTGGAACCCGCAGGGCTGGATCGCGCAGTTCGGCGCCCTCGACTACGCGGGCGGGCTGGTCGTCGAGATCGTCTCGGGTGCGTCCGGCCTGGCCTTGGCGCTGGTCCTGGGCCCGCGGCTCGGATTCAAATCCGAGTCGATGCGCCCCCACAACCTGCCGCTGGTGCTGCTGGGCGTCGGCCTGCTGTGGTTCGGCTGGTTCGGTTTCAACGCGGGCTCCGCGCTCGCCGCCGACGGAACCGCCGCCGCGATCTTCCTGAACACCCTCGTCGCGGGATGCACCGGCCTGCTCGGCTGGCTGCTCGTCGAGCAGAAGCGCGACGGCCATCCCACCACGTTCGGCGCGGCGTCCGGTGTCGTCGCGGGCCTGGTCGCGATCACCCCGTCCTGCGGCACCGTGAGCATGGTCGGCGCGGTGGTCGTCGGTGCGGTGGCCGGTGTGGTCTGCTCGTTCGCGGTCGGCTGGAAGTTCCGCCTCGGGTACGACGACTCGCTCGACGTCGTGGGTGTCCACCTCATGGGCGGCATCGTCGGCACGATCCTGATCGGCCTGCTGGCCACCGAGGTGATGACCGGCGGACCGGAAGGCCTGCTGTACGGGGGCGGGTTCGCCCAGCTCGGCAAGCAGTTACTCGCCGTGGTGGTCGTCGCCCTGTACGCGTTCGGCGTGACGTTCGCGCTGGGCAAACTGATCGACCGCACCTTCGGTTTCCGGGTGAGCCGGGAGGACGAGTCCTCCGGCATCGACCTCGCGCTGCACGCCGAATCGGCCTACGAACACGGCGTGCTCGGGCACGGCCCCCACGGCGGCGGCCAGGGCAACAGCGTGTTTCCGTGGATGCACGAGGCCGAACGCCGGCGACAACTCGACGCCGAACAGAAGCAGAAGCCGTCCGATCCCGAGTAG
- a CDS encoding DUF1206 domain-containing protein gives MAQNEANRASGISGAVDRATDSTTFERVARAGHVMSGFVHLLIAYIIIQLAFGSGGNADQSGALGTLASKPGGRFALWVAAIAFVAMALWRLAETIVGPHPSEQSDTKNDGTSAMDRVKAFSLAVVYFAFAFSAVQFARGGGKSSGEQNAGLSARLMQSGGGKFVLIVVALVAIGVGIYHIYKGAAKNFLDDLKGTPSRFVEPLGVVGYVAKGLVIAGAGVLVIVAVFNSDPSKATGIDGAVKTLGSAPFGQFLLVLAGLGVAAYGLYSFVMARYARM, from the coding sequence ATGGCCCAGAACGAAGCCAACCGAGCCAGCGGTATCAGCGGAGCCGTGGATCGTGCAACCGACAGCACCACCTTCGAACGGGTAGCCCGCGCCGGGCACGTAATGAGCGGGTTCGTACATCTGCTGATCGCGTACATCATCATCCAGCTGGCGTTCGGCAGCGGTGGCAACGCCGACCAGTCCGGGGCGCTGGGCACGCTGGCCTCCAAACCCGGTGGCCGATTCGCGTTGTGGGTGGCGGCGATCGCGTTCGTCGCGATGGCGCTGTGGCGGCTCGCCGAGACGATCGTCGGGCCGCACCCCTCCGAACAGTCCGACACGAAGAACGACGGAACGTCGGCGATGGACCGCGTCAAGGCGTTCAGCCTGGCCGTCGTCTACTTCGCGTTCGCGTTCTCGGCCGTCCAGTTCGCACGCGGCGGCGGCAAGTCCAGCGGCGAGCAGAACGCCGGGCTCAGCGCCCGGCTGATGCAGTCCGGCGGCGGAAAATTCGTCTTGATCGTCGTCGCCCTGGTCGCCATCGGCGTCGGCATCTACCACATCTACAAGGGGGCGGCGAAGAACTTCCTGGACGACCTGAAGGGCACCCCGTCGAGGTTCGTCGAACCCCTCGGCGTGGTCGGGTACGTGGCCAAGGGGCTCGTCATCGCCGGCGCGGGTGTGCTGGTCATCGTGGCGGTCTTCAACTCCGACCCGTCCAAGGCCACCGGCATCGACGGCGCCGTGAAGACCCTGGGCTCGGCGCCGTTCGGGCAGTTCCTGCTGGTCCTCGCCGGACTGGGCGTCGCCGCGTACGGGCTGTACAGCTTCGTGATGGCCCGCTACGCCCGGATGTAG
- a CDS encoding aminotransferase class I/II-fold pyridoxal phosphate-dependent enzyme: MTNQTQIGLMSHEELLSEHERQTASYAQLKTEKLTLDLTRGKPSPEQLDLSAALLSLPGDGDFRDGNGTDTRNYGGLAGLPELRAIFGELLGIPVENLLAGNNASLEIMHDNVVFALLHGTPDSSRPWSQEEKVKFLCPAPGYDRHFGITETYGIEMIPVPMRPDGPDVAVIAELVANDPQIKGLWAVPNYSNPTGAVYSEEVTRALASMPTAAPDFRLFWDNAYAVHPLVGETAPSLDILGMAAEAGHPNRPLVFASTSKITFAGAGVSFFGSSTANLAWYQKFLGKKSIGPDKLNQLRHLRFFGDADGVRAHMEKHREILAPKFALVLKILEDRLGASKVASWTEPKGGYFISLDVVEGTAKRVIALAKEAGIALTAAGSAFPYGIDPEDKNIRLAPSFPSMDDLDKSMNGVATCVLLAATESRLDLPKS, encoded by the coding sequence ATGACCAACCAGACCCAGATCGGGTTGATGAGCCATGAGGAACTACTTTCGGAGCACGAGCGCCAGACTGCGAGTTACGCGCAGCTGAAGACCGAGAAGCTCACGCTCGACCTCACCCGCGGCAAGCCCTCGCCCGAGCAGCTGGATCTGTCGGCGGCGCTGTTGTCCTTGCCCGGTGACGGCGACTTCCGTGACGGCAACGGCACCGACACCCGCAACTACGGCGGGCTCGCCGGTCTGCCGGAACTGCGCGCCATCTTCGGTGAACTGCTCGGCATCCCCGTCGAGAACCTGCTCGCCGGCAACAACGCCAGCCTCGAGATCATGCACGACAACGTCGTGTTCGCACTGCTGCACGGCACCCCCGACTCCTCGCGCCCCTGGTCGCAGGAGGAGAAGGTCAAGTTCCTGTGCCCGGCGCCCGGCTACGACCGCCACTTCGGGATCACCGAGACCTACGGCATCGAGATGATTCCGGTGCCGATGCGCCCCGACGGCCCCGACGTCGCCGTCATCGCCGAGCTGGTGGCGAACGATCCGCAGATCAAGGGTCTGTGGGCCGTCCCCAACTACTCCAACCCCACGGGCGCGGTGTACTCGGAAGAGGTCACGCGGGCACTGGCGTCGATGCCGACCGCCGCCCCCGACTTCCGGCTGTTCTGGGACAACGCCTACGCCGTCCACCCGCTGGTTGGTGAGACGGCGCCGTCGCTGGACATCCTCGGGATGGCGGCGGAGGCGGGGCACCCCAACCGGCCGCTCGTGTTCGCGTCGACGTCGAAGATCACGTTCGCCGGTGCGGGCGTCAGCTTCTTCGGTTCCTCGACCGCGAACCTGGCCTGGTACCAGAAGTTCCTCGGCAAGAAGAGCATCGGTCCCGACAAGCTGAACCAGCTGCGGCACCTGCGGTTCTTCGGTGACGCCGATGGCGTGCGCGCCCACATGGAGAAGCACCGCGAGATCCTGGCGCCCAAGTTCGCGCTCGTCCTGAAGATCCTCGAGGACCGTCTCGGGGCGTCCAAGGTGGCGTCGTGGACGGAGCCGAAGGGCGGATACTTCATCAGCCTGGACGTCGTCGAGGGCACCGCGAAGCGCGTCATCGCTCTGGCGAAGGAGGCTGGGATCGCGCTCACTGCCGCCGGATCGGCGTTCCCGTACGGAATCGACCCGGAGGACAAGAACATCCGGCTCGCGCCGAGCTTCCCCTCGATGGACGATTTGGACAAGTCGATGAACGGTGTCGCGACGTGCGTGCTGCTCGCGGCCACCGAATCGCGCCTGGATCTTCCGAAGTCCTAG
- a CDS encoding DUF3558 family protein translates to MKLRRTAHAAVLAVAVAALSACGGGDDTSAASAAVSWDAAEPCTLADDATLAPLLTAGAGEGTATDSPERRACTWGKPEALNTVTVTTTSAPEPVDPLRTITVGGLEGRALAESKYQCILEVSTDAGTLSIETKFGLDATANPDTSCDRSVPLAEYAVDQLKWS, encoded by the coding sequence ATGAAACTGAGAAGGACAGCACACGCGGCGGTACTCGCCGTCGCCGTGGCGGCACTGTCGGCCTGCGGCGGAGGCGACGACACCTCGGCCGCCTCGGCCGCGGTGAGCTGGGACGCGGCCGAGCCGTGCACGCTCGCGGACGATGCGACGCTCGCGCCGCTCCTGACGGCGGGCGCCGGCGAAGGCACCGCCACCGACAGTCCCGAACGTCGAGCGTGCACGTGGGGCAAACCCGAGGCCCTGAACACGGTGACCGTCACCACGACGAGCGCGCCGGAACCGGTCGACCCGTTGCGCACCATCACCGTCGGCGGACTCGAGGGCCGGGCCCTCGCCGAGAGCAAGTACCAGTGCATCCTCGAGGTCAGCACCGACGCCGGCACCCTGTCGATCGAGACGAAGTTCGGACTCGACGCCACCGCGAACCCGGACACGTCCTGCGACCGTTCCGTGCCCCTCGCCGAGTACGCCGTCGACCAGCTGAAGTGGTCGTAG
- a CDS encoding alpha/beta hydrolase family protein yields MAIRRTRALIVGLVAVLASGLVSVLAGTGIAHADSAVISVYSPSMNKNIPVKVLKAAGGGPAPTLYLLDGLRAPDDNNGWLIETDVENFFAGKHVNVAIPFGGGGTFYSDWLRDDPKLGRVKWETFLTQELPPVMASQFGSDGVNNAVAGLSMSGTSALNLATHHPDFYKAVASYSGYPTASSPGFAQGIQVSVAQMGGDALNMWGFWPSATWLRNDPLLNVGALRGKSVYISSGAGSAAGDPTVDPDSKSFDPVKFSQTVPLETASGLSSRTFVPAAKAAGANLQTHIADEGLHTWNYWQDRLHESWASTLAPALGTS; encoded by the coding sequence ATGGCGATTCGTCGCACCCGCGCGCTGATCGTGGGCCTCGTCGCAGTATTGGCATCGGGCCTCGTGTCCGTCTTGGCCGGAACCGGCATCGCGCATGCCGACTCGGCCGTGATCTCGGTGTATTCACCGTCGATGAACAAGAACATTCCGGTCAAGGTGCTGAAGGCGGCCGGCGGCGGTCCTGCGCCGACCCTGTACCTGCTCGACGGCCTGCGCGCACCGGACGACAACAACGGCTGGCTGATCGAGACCGACGTGGAGAATTTCTTCGCCGGCAAGCACGTCAACGTTGCCATCCCGTTCGGCGGCGGCGGCACGTTCTACTCGGATTGGCTTCGCGACGACCCCAAGCTCGGCCGGGTCAAGTGGGAGACCTTTTTGACCCAGGAACTGCCCCCGGTGATGGCGTCGCAGTTCGGCAGCGACGGAGTGAACAACGCGGTCGCCGGGCTGTCGATGAGCGGCACCTCGGCGCTGAACCTCGCCACCCACCACCCCGACTTCTACAAGGCCGTCGCCTCCTACAGCGGGTACCCGACGGCCAGCTCGCCCGGCTTCGCCCAGGGCATCCAGGTCTCGGTCGCCCAGATGGGCGGCGACGCGCTGAACATGTGGGGCTTCTGGCCGTCGGCCACGTGGCTGCGCAACGACCCGCTGCTCAACGTCGGCGCACTGCGCGGCAAGTCCGTCTACATCTCGTCCGGTGCGGGTTCGGCGGCAGGCGATCCCACCGTCGACCCGGACAGCAAATCGTTCGACCCGGTCAAGTTCTCGCAGACGGTTCCCCTCGAGACCGCCTCGGGTCTGAGCAGTAGGACGTTCGTCCCGGCGGCGAAGGCCGCAGGCGCCAACCTGCAGACGCACATCGCCGACGAGGGCCTCCACACGTGGAACTACTGGCAGGACCGGCTGCACGAATCCTGGGCCAGCACCCTCGCCCCCGCGCTCGGCACCTCCTAG